In Microcoleus sp. bin38.metabat.b11b12b14.051, a single genomic region encodes these proteins:
- a CDS encoding aspartoacylase → MNQIKRVAIVGGTHGNELTGVYLVKKFDRAPESIGRSTFETITMLANPQACEIGRRYIDIDLNRCFRQQDLENPDISSYEAQRAKEIYHILSSKNTEEPSLIIDLHSTTSNMGLTFILASQHPFNLQLAAYLTSVYPHLKLLASTTNAQDSPVLRSLFELGGTLEVGAVPQGVLDASLFQQTEQVIGTILDCVEAYNLGTMPVVNNSLTIYQSIRAIDYPRNEQGEIQAMIHPQLQSKDYEALNPGDPMFLTFDGESVLYEGKSTVYPIFINEAAYYEKGIAMCFTQKQIVSYGS, encoded by the coding sequence ATGAATCAAATTAAACGTGTTGCCATAGTGGGAGGAACCCACGGAAACGAACTCACAGGAGTTTACCTTGTGAAGAAATTCGATCGCGCGCCAGAGTCAATTGGGCGATCGACTTTTGAAACAATTACCATGCTAGCCAATCCCCAAGCCTGCGAAATCGGCAGACGCTACATCGATATCGACCTCAACCGCTGCTTTCGCCAGCAAGACTTAGAAAATCCCGATATCTCCAGCTATGAAGCCCAGCGGGCGAAAGAAATCTATCACATTCTTAGCTCAAAAAACACCGAGGAACCAAGCTTAATTATCGACTTGCACAGCACCACATCGAACATGGGGCTAACATTCATTCTCGCCAGCCAGCATCCATTTAATCTCCAACTAGCAGCTTATTTGACCTCTGTCTATCCCCACCTCAAGCTACTGGCTTCTACAACCAACGCTCAAGATAGCCCGGTACTGCGATCGCTTTTCGAGTTAGGCGGTACGCTGGAAGTTGGTGCAGTGCCGCAAGGTGTCTTAGATGCGTCTTTGTTTCAGCAAACCGAGCAAGTTATCGGCACAATTTTAGACTGCGTAGAAGCTTACAATCTAGGCACTATGCCCGTTGTCAATAATTCCTTGACTATTTATCAAAGCATTCGGGCGATCGACTATCCGAGAAATGAGCAGGGAGAAATTCAGGCAATGATTCATCCTCAGCTACAATCCAAAGATTACGAAGCCCTGAATCCCGGCGATCCGATGTTTTTGACCTTTGATGGCGAGTCGGTCTTGTATGAAGGTAAATCGACCGTATATCCAATTTTTATTAACGAGGCGGCTTACTACGAAAAAGGAATTGCTATGTGTTTTACCCAAAAGCAAATTGTTTCTTACGGTTCGTAG
- a CDS encoding type IV pilin protein yields the protein MKYIFRLFYTFYRKKNLGFTLVELLVVIVMIGILSTISLGAMLNFINKAKQVEGITYVNTCKKKQLAYYAENTKFAESLELLGLPNETNYYMFKLEISPPTKPEDGNETLACCMAAQKGGGSDMVFMCASSDG from the coding sequence ATGAAATATATTTTTAGACTTTTTTATACATTTTATCGCAAGAAGAACTTAGGCTTTACCCTAGTAGAACTGTTAGTAGTTATTGTCATGATAGGTATTCTTTCTACTATCTCTCTGGGGGCAATGTTGAATTTCATAAATAAAGCTAAACAAGTAGAGGGAATTACTTACGTTAATACCTGTAAGAAAAAACAACTAGCTTACTATGCTGAAAATACTAAGTTTGCAGAGTCCCTAGAACTACTGGGATTGCCAAATGAAACCAACTATTATATGTTCAAGCTAGAAATATCCCCTCCCACCAAGCCTGAAGATGGTAATGAAACATTAGCTTGTTGTATGGCTGCACAGAAGGGAGGCGGTAGCGATATGGTGTTTATGTGTGCATCATCTGATGGCTAA
- a CDS encoding M23 family metallopeptidase: protein MILLSKKYIATILLTVGLTILYSCARNTEVNAPIAQANSIAQRLVSTAVAQQPNSPKFGQPIACTLGKDCFVMHYFDRDPSPAAVEFGCGRQTYDGHDGIDFAIPDAKAMAKGVPVIASAAGKVLRVRDGVVDRRLQNQTDKASVAGTECGNGMVIDHGNGWEAQYCHLRQNSVVVKAGMQVEKGTVLGMVGNSGLASFPHVHVTFRYQGKPVDPFVGPEAKLGCNITRNPIWDKPIDYVSTGLIRAGFANKQPDENTVWAGQFSETKLPVNSPVLLFWVQSYGVLKGDREQYKIFAPDGKTIVSDSKEIPASNRTWLRYAGKRNSTNSPLTPGVWRAEYKLTRGDRVLAEVKREVELR, encoded by the coding sequence ATGATTTTACTATCAAAAAAATACATTGCTACAATTTTGTTGACCGTCGGGTTGACAATTCTGTATAGTTGTGCTAGGAACACCGAAGTAAATGCGCCGATCGCCCAAGCCAACTCGATCGCCCAACGCCTCGTATCAACCGCCGTCGCCCAGCAGCCCAACAGCCCGAAATTCGGTCAGCCGATCGCCTGTACCCTAGGAAAAGACTGTTTTGTCATGCACTATTTCGATCGCGATCCAAGCCCCGCCGCCGTTGAATTCGGCTGCGGGCGGCAAACCTACGACGGGCACGATGGCATAGATTTTGCCATTCCCGACGCGAAAGCAATGGCGAAAGGAGTACCAGTTATCGCCTCGGCTGCGGGCAAAGTTTTGCGAGTGCGAGATGGTGTAGTCGATCGACGTTTGCAAAACCAGACAGACAAAGCCAGCGTCGCAGGTACAGAATGCGGTAACGGCATGGTAATCGATCACGGCAACGGCTGGGAAGCCCAATATTGCCACCTCCGCCAAAACAGCGTTGTGGTGAAGGCGGGAATGCAGGTAGAAAAAGGCACAGTTTTGGGCATGGTGGGGAACTCTGGCTTGGCTTCTTTTCCCCACGTACACGTCACTTTTCGGTATCAAGGTAAGCCCGTAGATCCCTTTGTCGGCCCGGAGGCCAAATTAGGCTGCAACATCACCCGCAATCCAATTTGGGATAAGCCGATCGACTATGTTTCCACAGGTTTAATCCGCGCTGGTTTTGCCAACAAGCAACCAGATGAGAACACTGTCTGGGCCGGACAATTTTCGGAGACTAAATTACCTGTCAATAGTCCTGTATTATTGTTTTGGGTGCAGAGTTACGGAGTCCTCAAGGGCGATCGCGAACAATACAAAATCTTTGCGCCCGATGGCAAAACCATCGTCAGCGACAGCAAGGAAATTCCAGCCTCCAACCGCACTTGGTTGCGTTATGCGGGCAAAAGAAACAGCACAAATTCTCCCCTGACTCCCGGAGTGTGGCGCGCCGAATACAAGTTGACGCGGGGCGATCGGGTATTAGCAGAAGTTAAGCGAGAAGTCGAATTGCGCTAG
- a CDS encoding (2Fe-2S) ferredoxin domain-containing protein — protein MYQSGKQLSEFSLEGEILSLIIEDGCKLKYLRISTDRGVEFLVKLCKELRSFLAPILTPGLRVLVAGEKELNLKNGKIKLKARSLKLALGNHGGRSPEQIDSSTVPAAALTFVGEALEENQDRAIGKTEFSTPTAVQTVQTPAKTKTKTKILVCQKSDCQKRGGAAICKALETALNARGLEDKVTIQGTGCLKQCKAGPNIVLMPDKTRYSRIKPAQVSAIIDKHFVVVEKV, from the coding sequence ATGTATCAGTCTGGTAAGCAACTTTCGGAATTCAGTTTAGAAGGCGAAATCCTCAGCCTCATTATTGAAGATGGCTGCAAACTTAAATATTTGCGGATTAGCACCGATCGCGGAGTGGAATTTCTGGTTAAACTTTGCAAGGAATTACGGTCTTTTTTAGCGCCTATTTTGACGCCTGGGTTGAGAGTTCTAGTTGCAGGTGAGAAGGAACTCAATTTGAAAAATGGTAAAATAAAACTTAAAGCCCGTAGCCTGAAGCTGGCTCTGGGCAATCACGGAGGACGATCGCCCGAACAGATAGACTCTAGCACTGTACCTGCTGCGGCATTGACATTCGTTGGCGAAGCCCTCGAAGAGAATCAGGATCGCGCGATCGGCAAAACTGAATTCAGCACTCCGACAGCAGTTCAGACCGTACAAACTCCGGCTAAAACGAAAACCAAAACTAAAATATTAGTATGTCAAAAATCTGACTGCCAAAAACGCGGCGGTGCAGCAATATGTAAAGCTTTAGAAACTGCTTTAAATGCGCGGGGTTTAGAAGACAAAGTGACTATTCAGGGTACGGGATGTCTTAAACAGTGCAAAGCTGGGCCAAATATAGTGTTGATGCCGGACAAAACTCGCTACAGTCGCATCAAACCTGCACAAGTTTCAGCAATTATTGACAAGCATTTTGTGGTTGTTGAAAAAGTTTAG
- the chlP gene encoding geranylgeranyl reductase encodes MTLRVAVVGSGPAGSCAAETLVKAGIETYLFERKLDNAKPCGGAIPLCMVEEFDLPQSIIDRQVRKMKMISPSNVEVDINIENEHEYIGMCRREVLDGFLRDRAASLGAKLINGTVHTLEIPGNNTDPYILHYADHSNGTAVGTQKTLKVDLVIGADGANSRVAKAIDAGDYNYAIAFQERIRLPEDKMAYYEGLAEMYVGDDVSTDFYAWVFPKYDHVAVGTGTMKVNQANIKKLQAGVRARAAKKLMGGEIIKVEAHPIPEHPRPRRVVGRVALIGDAAGYVTKSSGEGIYFAAKSGRMCAETIVEISNKGTRIPTEQEIKLYLKRWDKAYGITYKVLDILQRVFYRSDATREAFVEMCADRDVQKLTFDSYLYKTVVPANPLIQMKITAKTIGSLLRGSALAP; translated from the coding sequence TTGACACTACGGGTTGCAGTTGTTGGATCAGGGCCAGCCGGTTCTTGCGCCGCCGAAACATTGGTAAAAGCAGGCATCGAAACTTATTTATTTGAACGCAAATTAGACAACGCTAAACCCTGCGGTGGGGCAATTCCTCTGTGCATGGTTGAAGAATTTGACTTGCCACAAAGTATTATCGATCGCCAAGTCAGAAAAATGAAAATGATTTCCCCCTCCAATGTAGAGGTGGATATCAATATCGAAAACGAACACGAATACATCGGTATGTGCCGCCGCGAAGTGCTCGATGGCTTTTTGCGCGATCGGGCTGCTTCCTTAGGTGCCAAACTGATTAACGGTACTGTTCACACCTTAGAGATTCCTGGAAACAACACCGACCCCTACATTCTCCACTACGCCGACCACTCCAACGGCACCGCTGTGGGAACTCAGAAAACCCTGAAAGTGGATTTGGTCATCGGTGCTGATGGCGCTAACTCCCGCGTAGCTAAGGCGATTGATGCTGGTGACTACAATTATGCGATCGCCTTCCAAGAACGCATCCGCCTCCCAGAAGATAAAATGGCTTACTACGAAGGCCTAGCCGAAATGTACGTCGGCGATGACGTTTCCACCGACTTCTACGCCTGGGTGTTCCCCAAATACGACCACGTAGCCGTCGGTACCGGCACGATGAAAGTCAATCAAGCCAATATCAAAAAGCTGCAAGCCGGAGTCCGCGCCCGCGCTGCCAAAAAACTCATGGGCGGTGAGATCATTAAAGTGGAAGCTCACCCGATCCCGGAACATCCGCGTCCCCGCCGGGTTGTGGGCCGAGTTGCTCTCATCGGTGATGCTGCCGGTTATGTTACCAAGTCTTCGGGCGAAGGTATCTATTTTGCGGCTAAGTCTGGCCGGATGTGCGCTGAAACTATTGTGGAAATTTCCAATAAGGGCACGCGGATTCCGACTGAACAAGAAATTAAGCTGTATCTGAAGCGGTGGGATAAGGCTTACGGTATTACTTACAAGGTGCTTGACATTTTGCAGCGCGTGTTCTACCGTTCCGATGCTACTCGCGAAGCTTTTGTGGAAATGTGTGCCGATCGCGATGTGCAGAAACTCACATTCGATAGCTATTTGTATAAGACAGTAGTACCGGCCAATCCGTTGATTCAGATGAAGATTACCGCGAAAACCATTGGTAGCTTGTTGCGCGGCAGTGCTTTAGCTCCTTAA
- a CDS encoding flavin-dependent dehydrogenase produces the protein MQEILYLEVPTPDTAAVCTWLQHEFDPGIGEKIITPDGFRLLSKVTAAEFVKSGVQNANLKPTFADSNSENHNSRSTELSTFVWSVQRTTYLKVFRLEDAPPGEKKFLETLNLAVRNKFPHHYLEPPVIDLSKQSIFDALAPHYPLTVKYFQKMPKGEYDLQRVYWWEQRWREGTRNPQKPKQVVFLKEEGRRKKEEGRRKKEEGTVSVSDSGDTFKEEGTVSVSDAGDTVYDLIYIGGALGVIHAAVMARLGYRVLLLERMPFGRMNREWNISRDEIQSLIDLGLFTAAEIETLIAREYKDGYNKFFDANNPPVAKAPILHTPKVLNVALDGEKLLYLAGVKLTEAGGEIWDETEFIRADVDSEKVVVQGRHLPTKADRTTSARLLVDAMGSASPIAWQLNGGRAFDSVCPTVGAAIDGGFEPGVWDSEYGDVLYSHGDISRGRQLIWELFPAAGGELTVYLFHYHQVNPENPGSLLELYEDFFTILPEYRRCDLDKLVWKKPTFGYIPGHFSSNSSDRAVAVDRLIAIGDAASLQSPLVFTGFGSLVRNLFRLTDLLDTALKHDLLTVNHLNQIRAYQSNVSVTWLFSKGMMVPTGRSLPPQRINSILNTFFGILAEQELTVAETFIKDRVDWLTFNRLAIQAAGKNPSLLLWILDFVTLGDVWRWLGSYLTFTLLALASWLFGWLPSFARKVQPWLEPRYPGVWLWLLATSYALTYGMGKGKKIVLS, from the coding sequence ATGCAAGAAATTCTTTATCTAGAAGTCCCGACACCGGATACAGCAGCCGTCTGTACTTGGTTGCAACACGAATTTGATCCCGGAATCGGAGAAAAAATTATTACTCCTGACGGTTTTCGCCTGCTTTCAAAGGTAACAGCAGCCGAGTTTGTCAAATCTGGAGTTCAAAATGCTAATCTAAAACCGACATTCGCTGATAGCAATTCCGAAAACCACAATTCGCGATCGACTGAACTTTCCACTTTTGTCTGGTCAGTTCAGCGTACAACTTATTTAAAAGTTTTTCGTCTAGAAGACGCGCCCCCTGGCGAAAAAAAGTTCCTAGAAACTCTGAATCTGGCTGTGAGAAACAAGTTTCCCCATCACTACCTGGAACCCCCAGTCATAGACCTCTCCAAACAGTCAATTTTTGACGCTCTTGCCCCCCATTACCCCCTCACCGTCAAATACTTCCAAAAAATGCCCAAAGGCGAATACGACCTTCAGCGCGTCTACTGGTGGGAGCAGCGCTGGCGCGAAGGCACTCGCAATCCTCAAAAGCCAAAGCAAGTAGTGTTTTTGAAGGAAGAAGGAAGAAGGAAGAAGGAAGAAGGAAGAAGGAAGAAGGAAGAAGGCACTGTTTCGGTATCCGATTCTGGGGATACTTTTAAGGAAGAAGGCACTGTTTCGGTGTCGGATGCTGGGGATACTGTTTACGATTTGATTTATATTGGTGGGGCTTTGGGAGTTATTCACGCCGCAGTTATGGCGAGATTGGGCTACCGAGTGCTGCTGCTGGAAAGAATGCCTTTCGGGCGGATGAATCGGGAGTGGAATATTTCGCGGGATGAAATTCAAAGCTTAATTGATTTGGGTTTGTTTACGGCTGCGGAAATCGAAACTTTGATTGCCCGAGAATACAAAGATGGCTACAACAAGTTTTTTGATGCTAACAATCCGCCCGTTGCTAAAGCCCCAATCCTCCACACGCCGAAGGTGTTGAACGTAGCTTTAGATGGTGAAAAACTGCTGTATTTGGCTGGAGTTAAGCTAACAGAAGCTGGCGGGGAAATTTGGGACGAAACCGAGTTTATCAGAGCTGATGTTGACTCTGAGAAAGTAGTAGTTCAGGGCCGCCACTTGCCGACAAAAGCCGATCGCACAACCTCCGCCAGACTGCTAGTAGACGCAATGGGTTCAGCTTCTCCCATCGCTTGGCAATTGAACGGAGGGCGGGCGTTTGACAGCGTTTGCCCCACCGTCGGAGCTGCCATTGACGGAGGATTTGAGCCGGGGGTTTGGGATTCCGAGTACGGGGATGTTCTCTACAGTCACGGCGACATTTCCCGCGGCCGCCAGCTCATTTGGGAACTGTTTCCCGCTGCTGGTGGAGAGCTAACAGTTTATCTGTTTCACTACCACCAAGTAAATCCCGAAAATCCCGGTTCTTTGCTGGAACTGTACGAGGACTTTTTTACGATTTTGCCGGAGTACCGCCGCTGCGATCTCGATAAATTGGTGTGGAAAAAGCCGACTTTTGGTTATATCCCCGGGCATTTTAGCAGCAACAGCAGCGATCGCGCGGTGGCAGTCGATCGCCTAATTGCGATCGGCGATGCAGCATCTTTGCAATCTCCCTTAGTATTCACCGGTTTCGGCTCCCTCGTCCGCAATCTTTTTCGCCTAACAGACCTTCTGGATACAGCCCTAAAACACGATTTGTTGACAGTAAATCACTTAAACCAAATTCGCGCTTACCAGAGCAACGTGTCAGTAACTTGGCTGTTTTCTAAAGGGATGATGGTTCCCACCGGCCGCAGTTTGCCGCCCCAAAGAATTAATTCAATTCTCAATACCTTTTTCGGTATTTTGGCAGAACAAGAACTCACCGTAGCCGAAACTTTTATTAAAGATAGAGTCGATTGGCTCACTTTCAATCGATTGGCTATTCAAGCAGCCGGAAAAAACCCTTCTTTGCTGTTGTGGATTTTAGATTTTGTCACCTTGGGCGATGTTTGGCGCTGGTTGGGGAGTTACTTAACTTTTACTCTGCTGGCTTTAGCCAGTTGGCTGTTCGGATGGCTGCCGAGTTTCGCCCGCAAGGTACAGCCTTGGTTGGAACCCAGATATCCGGGTGTTTGGCTGTGGCTGTTAGCTACTAGCTATGCTCTTACCTACGGCATGGGAAAAGGGAAGAAAATAGTTTTGAGTTGA